The stretch of DNA CTGTCGGATCCTGTAGTTTGATCATATTCACTAAGCGGATGTATATCGCTGTCATTGAGTTCCACTTTAATTGAAGCTTTCGAAATTGTCTCTTGTTCTGAAGACAATACTCTTTGAATTATTGGGCAATATTTCCTAGAAGCCACATCAACGAAATGCTGAGATTTTTTTACCATTTGTGATAATGATATTGAGACACTCCCCTTTTCGAGCAGGATTTTCACAATACTGCTATCTAAATCAATCTCATATGCTTCCCACCAATAAGATAAGAATCCATAAATTGTGTAAGTAGCATAGGTTTTCCCCGTGTTGTTCTTTCCGCACACTACTGTCAACTCCGACAAATCGATGCTAGCGCATTGCAAGGGGCCGAGATTAGCAAGTTTAAATACCATCTTTCCTCCTATACTTTACTGTATAGAGCCTTTTATCATCTTGTGATCAAAATAAATAGGATGGCTCTTTATGTCAAGAACGATGAAAGTTAATAGACGGGCATGCCAGATTTCGCAATTTTATATCCATTGACATAAGTGGCCTGCTCATTAAATTGGTTTTGTCCTATTATGTCCTTGTTTTGCATGTTACGTAGAACAAGGTAACTATCTACTCATTAAGCATATATGCAAGGAGCAACATGGAAGACAGGCTGTTATCTGTTGATGACGTGAGACTCTATCTGGGAGTGAACAGAGATACTGTGTACAAGTGGGTGAACGAAAAAGGCTTGCCCGCATTGAAGATTGGTCGGTTGTGGAAGTTTCGGAAAGCCGATGTGG from Candidatus Cloacimonadota bacterium encodes:
- a CDS encoding helix-turn-helix domain-containing protein; the protein is MEDRLLSVDDVRLYLGVNRDTVYKWVNEKGLPALKIGRLWKFRKADVDEWVKQFTHKKPVAAKKK